The segment AGCCGGCTGTTCGGCGCCATGCCGACGGCGACCACCACGACGGGCGCGGACCACGCACGACCGTCGGCGGCGGTCACGACGGTGTGCCCGGCGGCGTCCCCGGTGCCGGCGTCGATGGAGGTGATCTCCACCCCGCAGTGCAGGTGGGTCCCCTGCTCGGCGTGGAGCGCGGCGTAGAAGTCGCCGAGCGCCGGCGGCAGCAGGTGCGGCAGCGGCGACGCAGCGGCCTCGAGAAGGGTCACCTCCGCACCTCGCTCCCGTGCGCTGGCGGCGATCTCGGACCCGATCAGCCCGGCACCGACGACCACGACGGGCCGGCAGGGCCCGAGGGCGGAGACGATGCCGTCGACGTCGGCGAGGGACCGCAGCGTCCGCACGCCGGCGGCGCCCGCCTCGGTGGTGACGGCGTCGAGCGTGCGCGCCGAGCCGCCGGTGGCGAGCAGGAGGCTCCCGTAGCCGATCACCTCGCCCGAGGCCAGCGTGACCTCGTGGTCCTCCACGGAGACGGACGCGACCGCCTGGTCCGTGCGGAGGTCGATGCGCTGCTGCTCGTACCACTCCGCCTTGCGGATGCGGATGTCGTCAGCACCCTTCTCGCCCCGCACGACCTCCTTCGAGACCGGGGGCCGACGGTAGGGCAGCTCCGGCTCGTCGCCGATCAGGACGATCTCGCCCTCGAAACCGGCCAGGCGCGCTGCGCCGGCCGCGCTGACGCCCGCGATGCCGGCGCCGACGATCACGAAGCGGTCCGTGGTCACGGTCATCGACTCAGCCGACCTGCGTCATCGTGAAGTCGGCCTTGGCCGCGCCGCAGTCCGGGCAGGTCCAGTCGTCGGGGATGTCCTCCCACTTCGTGCCCGGCGGGAAGCCCTCCTCCTCCCAGCCCTGGGCCTCGTCGTAGATGAATCCGCACTGCTGGCACTCCCACACCTTCACTGCTGCGCTCCTCGCTGTGCTTGTCCCATCCGGTCTTGCTCCGCCTGCTCGCGGGCCCGTGCGGCCCGCGTCTCGGCACTGATGATGTCGCCGTCCTGGTCGTTGCCGGTGAACTCGGCCTCGGGCACGAAGTCGACCTGCTCGCGCACGCCGCAGTCGGGGCACGTCCAGTCGGCGTCGACGTCGTCGAACGCCGTGCCGGGCGGCCACCCCTCACGGGGGTCGCCGACGGTCTCGTCGTACACGTACTCGCAGTTCGGGCAGATGAAGCGGGCCATGTCAGGCGGCTCCCTCGAGATCGGTGGCGGTCGCGGAACCGTAGCGCGCCCGGTACCGGTCCGCCATGCGCGGATGCAGGTTCGCCTGGTTCACGTCGCCGTCGTAGTGCGACAGCACGCGCTCGTCCATGACCCGGCGCCACACGGCCGGGATCCACGTCGCGACGATCATGCCGGCGTACCCGGTGGGCAGCACGGGAGCCTGCTTGAAGTCGCGCAGGGCCTGGTAGCGACGCGTCGGGTTGGCGTGGTGGTCGCTGTGCCGCTGCAGGTGGTAGAGCAGCACGTTGGTGCCGATGTTGTTGCTGTTCCAGCTGTGCGACGGGTTGACCCGCTCGTAGCGGCCGGACTCCAGCTTCCGACGCTTCATGCCGTAGTGCTCGAGGAAGTTGACCGACTCGAGCAGCCAGATGCCCAGGATGGCCTGGAGCACGAGGTAGGGCAGGATCTCGGGGCCGAAGGCGACGGTCAGCGCGCCCCACAGCACCACGCTGAACGCCCAGGCGTTGATGACGTCGTTCCTCAGGCTGAACGGGCTCTTGCCGAGCCGGGCGAAGCGCTTCTTCTCCAGCGACCAGGCGCTCTTCAGGCTGCCCAGGACGGTGCGCGGCATGAACTCCCAGACCGTCTCGCCCAGCCGGCTGCTGGCGGGGTCCTCGGGGGTGGCGACCCGCACGTGGTGGCCCCGGTTGTGCTCGATGTAGAAGTGGCCGTAGAAGGTCTGCGCGAGGGCGATGCGGGCGAACCAGCGCTCGTGCTCCTCCTTCTTGTGGCCCAGCTCGTGGGCGGTGTTGATCCCGATGCCGGCGACCATGCCGAGGCCCGTGGCCAGCCCGATCCTCTCGAGGACGCTCAGCGGGTCGGGGATGCCGGGCAGCGTGCCGCCGCCGAGCAGGTAGGCGCCCCAGATGAAGCCGACGAGCTGGAGCGGGATGAACGCGTAGGTGACCCAGCGGTAGTAGCGGTCCTCCTCCAGCGCCTCGATGAGCTCGTCCGGCGGGTTGTTCGGGTCGAGCCCGGCCATCAGGTCGAAGAGCGGGATGAGGACGAACACGAAGAACGGTCCGAAGAACCACACGCCGCTCCACCCGGTGGCGGCGTACATGCCCCACATGGTGAGCGGGATGAGCGGGATGATCGCGCCCATGATCCACAGATGGCGCTTCCTGTCGTTCCACTCGACGGTGCGGCCGTCGACGGTGGCCGAGATCGTCATGATGTACCTCCTGCTGCCGGTCGCGACGCTGCGGGGTGCGGCGCGGATCACTTGACAGAAAGGTACTAACTGTCAAGCCGCTTGACAACCCCTTAGCTCCTGTCAAGTGGTGGGCGTCACATCTCGCCGGTGGACGCGCCCCGACGACAAGCGGGGAGATCAGAGCGAGCCGCCCCCGACGGGAGTCGGGGACGGCCCGCTGAGGCCCCGGACCGGGGCAACAGGGAAACCGCGGTCCGGGGAGCTTGTGGGCCGGCGGGAGCCGGCGTGTTCAGTTGTGGTCCGAGTGGTCAGTTGACGGCGTAGGCGTAGACGATGGCCGGGCCCAGCACGATCGCGAACAGCACCGGCAGGATGCAGGTCATGAGCGGGATCAGGATCTTGACCGGGACCTGCTGCGCCTTGGCCTCCGCCCGACGGCGCCTGCTCAGCCGCATCTCCTTGGCCTGGCTGCGCACGACGCTCGCGATCGAGACGCCGAACTCCTCGGCCTGCACCACGGCCTTGCAGAAGGCGCGCAGCTCGTCGACCGACGTCCGGTCGGCGAGCGACAGGTAGGCCTCCTTGCGCGACATGCCCAGGCTCATGTCCTGCATCAGCCGCACGAGCTCGTCGTTGAGCGGACCACTGCCGCGCTCGCCGGCCTTGGCCAGCGCCGCCTCGAAGCCGACGCCGGCCTCGAGCGAGATGACGATCTGGTCGAGCAGGTCGGGCAGGGCCTTCTGGATGTCCTCCTGGCGCTTGACCGCGTAGTTGTACACGAGCAGGTCCGGGACGAAGTAGCACAGGACCACGGACCCGGCCGCCGCCAGCGGCATCAGCGGGTGGTCGAACCGGCTCAGGAGCATCGACCCGAAGAGCAGCCCGAAGAGCGCGCCGGCGGGCTTCATGAGCACCACCCGCTCACGCGTCCACCCCTCGGGGTGGCCGGCCAGCACCATGTTGCGCTCGAGCCGCTTGAGCAGGGTGCTCGGCGTGAAGCGCTCCCACAGGTCGGCGCGCGTCTCGTCGACCTTCTGCACGCCGCTGTCGGCCACGCTGTCGGGGACGCGGGTCATGGTCTTGACCCGCTTGCGGACGGCTCCGCCTCCGGGCGCGGCCACCACGCCGGCGCCGACGAGGGCCAGCCCGAGGGCCATGAGCAGGAGCAGTGCTGCGAGCAGGACCATGTCAGAACTCGATCCGCACGATGGACCGCATCCAGAAGCCACCCAGCACGTACATGACGCCGCAGCCGAGCATGATGAGCTTGCCGATGCCCGAGTCGATGAAGACCCCCATGCGGTCGGCCGCGACCATCGAGTAGTAGATCCCGATGCCGATGGGCAGGGCCATCAGCACGTAGGCCGAGATCCGGCCCTCGGCCGACAGCGCCATCACCTGCTCGCGGATGTGGTGCCGCTCGCGGATGGTCTCGGCCACCTGGTCGAGGATCTCGTTCAGGTTGCCGCCGGTCTCGCGCTGGGCCTCGATGGCCTGGGCGATCCAGCGGAAGTCGTCGGACTCCATCCGGTCGGCGACCTGCTCCATCGCGTCCACCAGGTCACGGCCGATGCGGTACTCGTTGACGACCCGCGTCAGCTCCTCGGCCATCGGCGAGTCCGCGTCGCGCGACGCCGCGTCCATGGCCGTGGGCAGGCTCTGGCCGGCCCGCAGCGAGGACGCCATCATCTGCAGCAGCGAGCCGAGCTGTCCGGCGAACCGCTTGCGTCGCCGACCCACCTTGGCGCGCACCACCACCTTGGCCACGACGGGCACCAGCAGCGAGGCCACGAAGGAGAGCAGCACCGGCTGCTGCAGGGCCACCAGCCCGAAGAAGGTCCCTCCACCGAGGGCGAGGACGAGCACGACGAGCGCGGCGACCGACGACCTCATGCCGGCCAGCTCGAGCTCGTCGGAGGTGAACGGCCGCCAGCCTCGACGGCTCAGCACCCCTTCCACCGTCGAGACGGCACCGTCGTTCATCCGCCTGAGCAGCGGCTTGCGCTCGAGCACGGCGTACTGGGCCACCCGGCCACGCGTGCCTCGCGTCTCCGGCATCCCGACCACGGCCAGGTAGCCGCAGAAGACCGCGGCGAGCACGAGGACCGCTCCGATGATCAGCATCGGGTCACCCCACCCTCGCCTGACGCACCAGGTTCTCCAGGTCGAACGCGATGCCGTGGTCCTCGAAGCGCTCGCTGAACCGTGGCCGGATCCCGGTCGGGATGGCGTGGCCTCGGAACTTCCCGTGCTCGTCGACCCCGGCGGCGAAGTCGAACGTGAACACGTCCTGCAGCACGACGGTGTCACCCTCCATGCCGAGCACCTCGGTCACGTTCACGACGCGGCGCGTCCCGTCGCGCAGTCGTTGGATCTGCACGATGAGGTCGACCGCGCTGGCGGCCTGCTCGCGGATCGCCCGCAGGGGCAGGTCCATGCCCGCCATGAGCACCAGCGTCTCGAGCCGCGACATGGCGTCGCGGGGCGAGTTGGCGTGCAGCGTGGAGAGGGAGCCGTCGTGGCCCGTGTTCATGGCCTGGAGCATGTCGAGCGCCTCGCCGCCACGACACTCGCCGACGACGATGCGGTCCGGACGCATGCGCAGCGAGTTGCGCACCAGGTCACGGATCGTCACCTCGCCGCTGCCCTCGATGTTGGCCGGCCGCGCCTCCATGCGCACCACGTGCGGCTGCTGGAGGTTGAGCTCGACGGCGTCCTCGATCGTGACGATCCGCTCCCCCGCCGGGATGAACCGGCTGAGGACGTTCAGCAGCGTCGTCTTGCCGGTGCCGGTGCCGCCGCTGACCAGGATGTTGAGCTTGGCCTGCACGCAGGCGTGCAGGAGCTGGGCCATCTGCTCGGTCATGCTGCCGAAGCCGATGAGGTCGCTGACCGTGAACGGGTCCTTGCTGAACTTGCGGATCGTCAGCGACGAGCCGTCGACGGCCAGCGGCGGGATGACGGCGTTCACGCGGGACCCGTCCGAGAGCCGCGCGTCCACGAGCGGCGACGACTCGTCGATGCGCCGACCGACCTTGCTGACGATGCGCTCGATCACGCGACGCAGGTGCTCCTCGGAGGCGAAGCGGGTGGCGACCTGGGTCAGCCGGCCGCGACGCTCCACGTACACCTGGTCGAAGCGGTTGACCATGATCTCGGTGATGGACTCGTCCTCGAGCATCCGCTCCAGCGGTCCGAGCCCGATCGCGTCGTCCTCGACGTCGCGGACCAGCCGACGTCGCTCGTCGGAGCTCAGCAGCAGCTGCTGGTCGCCCTCGATGACGGCGGTGAGCTCCTCGCGCACGAAGGTGTGCAGCTGCTCCTCGGTCAGGCTCGGGTCGTTGATGCGCGCCCCGATCCGGTCGAGCAGCGCCTCGGACGCGCGGGCCTTCATGGTCGCGTAGGCGTCACCGAGAGCACCGGTGGCCTCGACCTCCTCCAGCTCCTCCTCGACCACGGACGAGGAGAAGGTGCTGGTCTCGCGCGCACTCGCGAGGCGGTCGCTCAGCCGCATGGTCACGCCACCTCCAGCCGCTTGTGGCCCTGCTTGCCCTCGGTGGCGCGCGCACGGTCGTAGATCTTCTTCGACAGCGACTTGACCGCCTTGGCGAACGGGTTCGACTTGCTGGTGACGACGAGCGGCACGCCCTTGTTCGACGCGACCGGCACCTCCTTGGCGCGCGGCAGCACCAGGTCGACCGGCACACCGAGCAGCGCCTCCACGTCCTTGACCTTCAGACCCGACTGCTTGTCGGCGAAGTTGAGCACGACGTGGCGCGACGGCGGCATCAGCGACAGCTCGCCCAGCAGCTCGATCTCCTTGCGGACGCTGCGCAGACAGGCGATGTCCATCGTCGAGACGAGGATCGCGTCGTCGCTCGCCTCGAGGGCTCCGAGGGTCGCCTCCTCGAGCCCGGCGGCCGTGTCCAGGACCACGTAGCGGAACTGCTCCTGCAGCTGTCGCACGAGCGCGCTCACCTGCTCCGCCGTGACGTGGTCGTTCGCGGCCGGGCTCTCGGCGCCGCAGAGGACGAAGAAGCCGGCGTCGTGCACCGTCAGGTACGTCTTGAGCAGCAGGCTGTCGTGCGCTCCGGGACCGAAGGCGTCCTCGAGCGTGTGCGACGGGCGAAGGTCCAGCACCGTCGAGACGTCGCCGAACTGCAGGTCCAGGTCGACCAGCACGACCTCCATCGGCGACTGCTGCGCGAGCGACACCGCGAGGTTCGTCGAGATGCTGGTCTTGCCCACCCCGCCCTTCGGCGACAGCACCGTCATGGTGCGGGACCGGAAGTCGACGGGCATGGTCTTGGGGGCCAGCTTGAGCGGGTCTCCCGACGACGTCGGCGCGCGCGCGTCGAGCCGCGCCCGCAGTCCGGCCAGCAGGCTCGGGTCGTCGATGCTCGGAGCCACGTCGCGGATGCCCGACCGCATCGCCTCGAGCATGATCTCCTTCTCGGTCGCCGCGACCAGCACCAGGTCGACGTCGGGCCGGACGGCCGCGACCTCGCGCGCCAGGGCCATCGACGCAGCGAGCGGCACCGCGGACGTGAGGACCATGGCGTCGGGGATGACGGTGGGGTCGAGGCCGCGCAGGAAGCTCGTGGAGTCCCCCTGCAACGCGTCGGCACCGAGCGTCACGCACTGGTGGCCGATGG is part of the Aeromicrobium sp. Leaf245 genome and harbors:
- a CDS encoding NAD(P)/FAD-dependent oxidoreductase gives rise to the protein MTVTTDRFVIVGAGIAGVSAAGAARLAGFEGEIVLIGDEPELPYRRPPVSKEVVRGEKGADDIRIRKAEWYEQQRIDLRTDQAVASVSVEDHEVTLASGEVIGYGSLLLATGGSARTLDAVTTEAGAAGVRTLRSLADVDGIVSALGPCRPVVVVGAGLIGSEIAASARERGAEVTLLEAAASPLPHLLPPALGDFYAALHAEQGTHLHCGVEITSIDAGTGDAAGHTVVTAADGRAWSAPVVVVAVGMAPNSRLAVEAGIEVEGGAIVVDDHGRTNAPDVYAAGDVALLPSGVLGGMHRVEHWQGAQNHGAAVGKVVAGQDLAFDEVPWCWSDQYGHTLQVTGWPAAGHDVALRGSLEARDFTAFYLDGGVLRGAVALGRPADVRLARRWIAEGARPEPGLLVESDDLAEALTEVPA
- a CDS encoding rubredoxin; this encodes MKVWECQQCGFIYDEAQGWEEEGFPPGTKWEDIPDDWTCPDCGAAKADFTMTQVG
- a CDS encoding rubredoxin, whose protein sequence is MARFICPNCEYVYDETVGDPREGWPPGTAFDDVDADWTCPDCGVREQVDFVPEAEFTGNDQDGDIISAETRAARAREQAEQDRMGQAQRGAQQ
- a CDS encoding alkane 1-monooxygenase; this encodes MTISATVDGRTVEWNDRKRHLWIMGAIIPLIPLTMWGMYAATGWSGVWFFGPFFVFVLIPLFDLMAGLDPNNPPDELIEALEEDRYYRWVTYAFIPLQLVGFIWGAYLLGGGTLPGIPDPLSVLERIGLATGLGMVAGIGINTAHELGHKKEEHERWFARIALAQTFYGHFYIEHNRGHHVRVATPEDPASSRLGETVWEFMPRTVLGSLKSAWSLEKKRFARLGKSPFSLRNDVINAWAFSVVLWGALTVAFGPEILPYLVLQAILGIWLLESVNFLEHYGMKRRKLESGRYERVNPSHSWNSNNIGTNVLLYHLQRHSDHHANPTRRYQALRDFKQAPVLPTGYAGMIVATWIPAVWRRVMDERVLSHYDGDVNQANLHPRMADRYRARYGSATATDLEGAA
- a CDS encoding type II secretion system F family protein; its protein translation is MVLLAALLLLMALGLALVGAGVVAAPGGGAVRKRVKTMTRVPDSVADSGVQKVDETRADLWERFTPSTLLKRLERNMVLAGHPEGWTRERVVLMKPAGALFGLLFGSMLLSRFDHPLMPLAAAGSVVLCYFVPDLLVYNYAVKRQEDIQKALPDLLDQIVISLEAGVGFEAALAKAGERGSGPLNDELVRLMQDMSLGMSRKEAYLSLADRTSVDELRAFCKAVVQAEEFGVSIASVVRSQAKEMRLSRRRRAEAKAQQVPVKILIPLMTCILPVLFAIVLGPAIVYAYAVN
- a CDS encoding type II secretion system F family protein — its product is MLIIGAVLVLAAVFCGYLAVVGMPETRGTRGRVAQYAVLERKPLLRRMNDGAVSTVEGVLSRRGWRPFTSDELELAGMRSSVAALVVLVLALGGGTFFGLVALQQPVLLSFVASLLVPVVAKVVVRAKVGRRRKRFAGQLGSLLQMMASSLRAGQSLPTAMDAASRDADSPMAEELTRVVNEYRIGRDLVDAMEQVADRMESDDFRWIAQAIEAQRETGGNLNEILDQVAETIRERHHIREQVMALSAEGRISAYVLMALPIGIGIYYSMVAADRMGVFIDSGIGKLIMLGCGVMYVLGGFWMRSIVRIEF
- a CDS encoding CpaF family protein, producing the protein MRLSDRLASARETSTFSSSVVEEELEEVEATGALGDAYATMKARASEALLDRIGARINDPSLTEEQLHTFVREELTAVIEGDQQLLLSSDERRRLVRDVEDDAIGLGPLERMLEDESITEIMVNRFDQVYVERRGRLTQVATRFASEEHLRRVIERIVSKVGRRIDESSPLVDARLSDGSRVNAVIPPLAVDGSSLTIRKFSKDPFTVSDLIGFGSMTEQMAQLLHACVQAKLNILVSGGTGTGKTTLLNVLSRFIPAGERIVTIEDAVELNLQQPHVVRMEARPANIEGSGEVTIRDLVRNSLRMRPDRIVVGECRGGEALDMLQAMNTGHDGSLSTLHANSPRDAMSRLETLVLMAGMDLPLRAIREQAASAVDLIVQIQRLRDGTRRVVNVTEVLGMEGDTVVLQDVFTFDFAAGVDEHGKFRGHAIPTGIRPRFSERFEDHGIAFDLENLVRQARVG
- a CDS encoding P-loop NTPase gives rise to the protein MSLVLIVGGDDELAARVEATIGHQCVTLGADALQGDSTSFLRGLDPTVIPDAMVLTSAVPLAASMALAREVAAVRPDVDLVLVAATEKEIMLEAMRSGIRDVAPSIDDPSLLAGLRARLDARAPTSSGDPLKLAPKTMPVDFRSRTMTVLSPKGGVGKTSISTNLAVSLAQQSPMEVVLVDLDLQFGDVSTVLDLRPSHTLEDAFGPGAHDSLLLKTYLTVHDAGFFVLCGAESPAANDHVTAEQVSALVRQLQEQFRYVVLDTAAGLEEATLGALEASDDAILVSTMDIACLRSVRKEIELLGELSLMPPSRHVVLNFADKQSGLKVKDVEALLGVPVDLVLPRAKEVPVASNKGVPLVVTSKSNPFAKAVKSLSKKIYDRARATEGKQGHKRLEVA